A genomic stretch from Aedes albopictus strain Foshan chromosome 2, AalbF5, whole genome shotgun sequence includes:
- the LOC109412821 gene encoding divergent protein kinase domain 1C: MMFLTKKEWKNLARKLRFSPRRRYYVITAIALAVLFVLVYCSITSSYYCFDTGVEWKVTKFCQRQGLSGSMCPEFCSRSGVYWDLRCPHPSLEIHHPNRFQVKRQDTPLTVIQAVPNENYEKLFWVDSYYHKEHYPTEIEYENIVKRYISNKYNLEVPYEKIRTLMRLTHKENIPMFHHSMRDSWNLIQNHEFVMAVMFNENDLFPYVEGNCAEMFASEKLNAVEFDNSRFYFGSHIALDRWRYHIKMAVLILDYMDELDQHGIQMCHVDLTRFGINNNRLKYDDLRFIFTEYTINRKISSGSFCTRDEHCNFMHCKSECNVEKSRCESTVLNNNVQIVCDKIFLGSKRYPGILITQKTPDRLHMLLERCADPTQDRDVSRARPLGTSEELRKQLYNELTSIYEKLALINAP, translated from the exons ATGATGTTTCTGACAAAGAAGGAGTGGAAAAACCTTGCCCGAAAGTTGCGCTTTTCCCCACGAAGGCGCTACTACGTGATTACGGCAATTGCCCTGGCGGTGCTCTTTGTCCTCGTTTACTGCAGCATCACATCGTCCTATTACTGCTTCGACACCGGAGTCGAGTGGAAGGTGACCAAATTT TGCCAACGACAAGGCCTTTCCGGAAGCATGTGCCCGGAGTTTTGCAGCCGCAGCGGTGTGTACTGGGACCTCCGTTGTCCCCATCCCAGCCTTGAGATTCATCATCCGAATCGGTTCCAGGTCAAACGACAGGACACTCCTCTGACTGTGATT CAAGCAGTGCCCAACGAAAACTACGAAAAGCTGTTCTGGGTGGACAGTTACTATCACAAGGAACACTATCCGACGGAGATCGAGTACGAAAACATTGTCAAGCGGTACATATCGAACAAGTACAACCTGGAGGTGCCCTACGAGAAGATTCGCACATTGATGCGGTTGACCCACAAGGAGAACATCCCAATGTTTCACCACAGCATGCGGGACAGTTGGAATCTGATTCAGAACCACGAGTTCGTGATGGCGGTTATGTTCAACGAGAACGATCTGTTTCCCTATGTGGAGGGAAACTGTGCGGAGATGTTCGCCTCGGAGAAGTTGAATGCCGTGGAGTTTGATAATAGCCGGTTCTATTTCGGAAGTCACATTGCGTTGGACCGCTGGCGGTACCATATCAAGATGGCAGTGCTGATTCTGGACTATATGGATGAGTTGGATCAGCATGGGATTCAAATGTGCCACGTGGATTTGACGCGTTTCGGGATCAACAACAACCGTTTGAAGTACGATGATCTGAGGTTCATCTTCACCGAGTATACTATCAATAGGAAGATTTCGAGCGGGAGCTTTTGCACACGTGATGAGCATTGCAATTTCATGCATTGCAAGTCAGAGTGCAACGTAGAAAAAAGTCGCTGTGAGTCGACGGTGCTGAATAATAATGTCCAAATTGTGTGTGATAAG ATCTTCCTTGGATCCAAGCGCTACCCTGGCATCCTGATTACACAGAAGACACCCGACAGGCTGCACATGCTGCTAGAGCGTTGCGCGGATCCAACGCAAGACCGCGATGTATCCCGTGCTCGCCCGCTGGGAACTTCCGAAGAACTGAGAAAACAGTTGTACAACGAATTGACCAGCATCTACGAGAAGCTGGCCCTCATCAATGCTCCGTAA